A single genomic interval of Adhaeribacter pallidiroseus harbors:
- a CDS encoding sugar isomerase domain-containing protein, protein MDVIKDYLDKCRHIIEVVEKQTEGIKTAAAWFAQTILAGRMVHVFGSGHSRIMVEEMWPRYGSFPGFNPIVELSLTFHNLVVGANGQRQAMFLENVPGLAERILRNFDLSNQDTALVISSSGCNVVPIEMAENFQKQGLKVVALITSEHSARSTSKRKDGKKLSDFADLILDTGAPAGDAMVYVPHLDTPVAPGSTVGGAILINSIKAEVARLLTEAGQAPTVLSGAVIVGNERAVELFENAYDQHAHRLAGLYKSVGLNLPVES, encoded by the coding sequence ATGGATGTTATTAAGGATTATCTGGATAAGTGCCGCCACATTATAGAAGTAGTAGAAAAGCAAACCGAAGGAATAAAGACCGCCGCCGCTTGGTTTGCCCAAACCATTCTGGCCGGTCGTATGGTGCACGTGTTTGGTTCCGGACACAGCCGGATTATGGTGGAAGAAATGTGGCCCCGGTACGGCTCTTTTCCCGGCTTTAATCCCATTGTAGAGTTATCGCTAACTTTTCATAACCTGGTAGTAGGCGCTAATGGCCAACGGCAAGCCATGTTTTTAGAAAATGTACCCGGCCTGGCCGAAAGAATTTTACGCAATTTTGATTTGAGTAATCAGGATACGGCTTTGGTCATTTCCTCCAGCGGTTGCAACGTGGTACCCATCGAAATGGCCGAAAATTTTCAAAAGCAAGGCCTTAAAGTAGTGGCTTTAATCACTTCCGAGCATTCGGCCCGCAGCACCAGCAAACGAAAAGATGGCAAAAAGCTGAGTGATTTCGCCGATCTGATATTAGACACGGGGGCTCCGGCCGGTGATGCTATGGTATACGTGCCTCATTTAGATACCCCCGTAGCTCCGGGTTCTACGGTAGGCGGAGCCATTCTTATAAACTCTATCAAAGCCGAAGTAGCCCGTTTATTAACCGAAGCCGGACAAGCACCTACCGTATTAAGCGGCGCCGTAATAGTAGGTAACGAAAGAGCCGTAGAGTTATTCGAAAATGCCTACGACCAGCATGCCCACCGCCTGGCCGGCCTGTATAAATCAGTAGGGCTGAATTTGCCGGTTGAATCGTGA